A part of Crassostrea angulata isolate pt1a10 chromosome 5, ASM2561291v2, whole genome shotgun sequence genomic DNA contains:
- the LOC128182759 gene encoding phosducin-like protein 3, whose translation MQDPNADTEWNDVLRAKGIIPPKEKEVSEEDIVNILETTIQNKTSGKSFEDMSLDELNEKEDDIDEEEERIFEEYRRQRMAEMKQAQLKARFGEVREISKVDYVTEVNKAGEGVWVVLHVYKQAIPLCKLINQHLSALAQKFPDVKFLKSVSSVCIPNYPDKNLPTLFVYYEGDLKKQYVGPMVFGGMNFKQDELEWMLSEVGVLKTELEAPPKQEIRDVMDSALRQSGQGDDDSDEDDW comes from the exons GATCCAAATGCAGATACAGAGTGGAACGATGTTCTCAGAGCGAAGGGCATCATCCCGCCAAAGGAGAAGGAAGTCTCGGAGGAAGACATCGTCAATATATTGGAGACGACCATCCAAAATAAAACATCTG GGAAATCATTTGAGGACATGTCATTGGATGAATTAAATGAAAAGGAAGATGATATTGATGAGGAGGAGGAGAGGATATTCGAGGAATACAG GCGGCAGAGAATGGCAGAGATGAAGCAGGCACAGCTAAAGGCTCGGTTCGGAGAAGTCCGAGAAATCTCCAAGGTCGATTACGTCACCGAGGTCAACAAGGCGGGGGAGGGTGTGTGGGTAGTCCTACACGTGTACAAACAGGC AATTCCATTATGCAAATTAATCAACCAGCATTTGTCGGCACTTGCCCAGAAGTTTCCTGATGTGAAGTTCCTGAAGAGTGTTTCCTCTGTCTGCATTCCTAACTACCCGGACAAAAACCTCCCGACGTTATTCGTGTACTACGAGGGTGACCTCAAAAAGCAGTATGTTGGACCAATGGTGTTTGGTGGAATGAACTTCAAACAAGACG AACTTGAGTGGATGCTGTCAGAGGTGGGGGTACTTAAGACAGAGTTGGAGGCTCCGCCCAAACAGGAAATCCGTGACGTGATGGACTCAGCGCTACGACAGAGTGGGCAGGGAGATGACGACAGCGACGAAGATGATTGGTGA